In Halanaerobiales bacterium, the following proteins share a genomic window:
- the xylB gene encoding xylulokinase, whose amino-acid sequence MKAKIVLGIDLGTSAVKILAVNQKGEVIDSQEKEYEIIRDGVKVEQKPEDWWQAVKKGIKDLEIDKNRVKGIGMSGQLNGLVLVDKKGNPLRNAIIWLDRRASKQARYLNKEYGDLIKDYSFSQAGPIYNLSKLQWLKENEKETLKNTYKILFAKDYITYKLTDEFVTDVSDAGAALMLDLEKRDWANEILEKIIDLDKLPELHESVDLIGSLTSEMAEKLGLKEGIPVVAGAGDMAALSLGTGVVRENKACATIGTAGHVAAYLPQLPKKCDDRVWVMAHAIPGKYFWHGLVMTGGYSLKWFLENLGQLEKEKAGDQSPYQLLMEGLEDVTPGSNGLIYLPFLDGAATPYQNPEARAGFIGLTSNHSKKEMIRAVLEGVAYNFRDSFEIIDPDQEIKEIMVGEGGSKNLIWPQIMADVMGRDARLLSELNSSALGASMLAGVGSEVWSDFEEADQKLIKSKQSIKYSQKNHQFYNKSYQIYQKIYNSLEDSFQELAELENKGGSLDD is encoded by the coding sequence ATGAAAGCTAAGATTGTATTAGGAATTGACCTGGGAACATCTGCTGTTAAGATTCTGGCTGTTAATCAAAAGGGAGAGGTCATTGACAGTCAGGAAAAAGAATATGAAATCATAAGAGATGGAGTTAAAGTTGAACAAAAGCCTGAGGATTGGTGGCAGGCAGTTAAAAAAGGTATAAAAGATTTAGAGATAGATAAAAATAGAGTAAAGGGAATTGGGATGTCCGGTCAGCTTAATGGACTGGTCTTAGTTGATAAAAAGGGTAATCCTTTAAGAAATGCAATTATCTGGCTGGATAGAAGAGCCAGTAAGCAGGCCCGGTATTTAAATAAAGAATATGGAGATTTAATCAAAGATTATTCTTTTTCTCAGGCAGGACCTATCTATAATTTAAGTAAATTACAGTGGCTTAAAGAAAATGAAAAAGAAACCCTAAAAAATACATATAAGATTCTCTTTGCCAAAGATTATATAACCTATAAACTGACTGATGAATTTGTAACTGATGTCAGTGATGCAGGAGCAGCTTTAATGTTAGATTTAGAAAAAAGAGATTGGGCAAATGAAATCTTAGAAAAAATAATAGATTTGGATAAATTACCTGAGTTACATGAATCAGTAGATCTCATAGGTAGTTTAACTTCAGAGATGGCAGAAAAATTAGGATTAAAAGAAGGGATACCGGTAGTAGCCGGAGCAGGAGATATGGCCGCCCTTTCCCTGGGAACAGGTGTGGTTAGAGAAAATAAGGCCTGTGCTACTATTGGAACAGCCGGTCATGTTGCCGCCTATTTACCTCAATTACCTAAAAAATGTGATGACCGAGTCTGGGTTATGGCTCATGCTATACCCGGTAAATACTTCTGGCATGGTCTGGTCATGACCGGTGGCTATTCTCTAAAATGGTTTTTAGAAAATTTAGGTCAGTTGGAAAAAGAAAAAGCCGGAGATCAATCTCCCTATCAGCTTTTAATGGAAGGACTGGAAGATGTAACTCCTGGAAGTAATGGTCTTATTTATTTACCATTTTTAGATGGGGCAGCAACTCCCTATCAAAACCCGGAAGCTAGAGCCGGTTTTATAGGACTTACTTCAAATCACAGTAAAAAAGAAATGATAAGAGCAGTTTTGGAAGGAGTAGCCTATAATTTCCGTGATTCTTTTGAGATTATTGACCCTGATCAGGAGATAAAAGAGATCATGGTTGGTGAAGGTGGAAGTAAAAATCTTATCTGGCCTCAGATTATGGCTGATGTAATGGGCAGAGATGCCAGACTTTTATCAGAACTAAATTCTTCTGCTTTAGGTGCTTCAATGCTCGCTGGAGTAGGGAGTGAAGTCTGGTCAGATTTTGAGGAAGCAGACCAAAAATTAATAAAGAGCAAACAAAGTATAAAATACAGTCAAAAAAATCACCAATTCTATAACAAAAGTTATCAAATATATCAGAAAATTTACAATAGTTTAGAAGATAGTTTTCAGGAATTAGCTGAATTGGAGAATAAAGGAGGCAGTTTAGATGACTAA
- a CDS encoding creatininase family protein, translating into MTKKYEVQYMTRPEIKEHIKNKGTAILPIGSTEQHGPHLPLGTDTMIAKEMALRLAKRIEAVVYPPIPIGYTWVWRDIPGNLYISIEHLKGMIKDIVRNLDRNNLKKLIIVNAHGANDSSIKYAIRELTDEIDLDIYYFTYPALDKIKDKIDSKLWHGMLHAEEIETSMILAIDEDLCDMDKAVSEYPADDISYNYHHSNLPMGALSESGVFGDATKASSKKGEVIFKITVDHMQEVIEKAEESKDFKK; encoded by the coding sequence ATGACTAAAAAGTATGAAGTTCAGTATATGACCAGACCGGAGATAAAAGAGCATATAAAAAATAAGGGAACAGCTATTTTACCAATTGGTTCAACAGAACAGCATGGTCCCCATTTACCTTTAGGAACAGACACCATGATTGCTAAGGAAATGGCTTTAAGACTGGCAAAAAGGATAGAGGCAGTTGTTTATCCTCCAATTCCCATTGGTTATACCTGGGTCTGGCGGGATATACCTGGTAATTTATATATATCTATTGAACATCTCAAGGGCATGATCAAGGATATAGTGAGAAACTTAGATCGTAATAATTTAAAAAAATTAATCATTGTTAATGCTCATGGAGCAAATGATTCTTCAATTAAATATGCAATAAGAGAGCTTACTGATGAAATCGATCTGGATATATATTATTTTACCTATCCAGCTTTAGATAAAATAAAAGACAAAATAGATTCCAAACTCTGGCATGGAATGTTACATGCTGAAGAGATTGAAACTTCCATGATTTTAGCTATAGATGAAGATTTATGTGATATGGATAAAGCTGTTAGTGAATATCCAGCTGATGATATTTCCTATAATTATCACCATTCAAATTTACCGATGGGTGCTTTAAGTGAAAGTGGAGTTTTTGGTGATGCTACCAAAGCAAGCAGTAAAAAAGGGGAGGTGATTTTTAAAATAACAGTTGATCACATGCAGGAAGTAATTGAGAAGGCAGAAGAAAGCAAGGATTTTAAAAAATAA
- a CDS encoding nucleoside-diphosphate sugar epimerase/dehydratase encodes MFNKLINKIYKKTRLIIIDLFLINFALFASFYLRFDGNWQQYFDIEYLFVITIISAIILYFSNLYNKMWKYASISELRSLIRASIIINSIFVVYIFLFQVRMPRSILIINGILDVFLLGGLRFSLRLLKDYLKINKNNGAKKNVLIVGAGDAAEMVVREMHKHPELNKEVIALVDDDPKKHGLEIHGVEVKGDRHDIPDLINRYNVKEIIIAIPSAKGSEIKEIFELSKEDEVEVNIVPGVFEILKGDINLNQIREVKVEDLLRRDPVELNTDNISSYIEGKTVLVTGGAGSIGSELCRQVARFNPEKLIIFDINENNTYFLELELKEEHKDLEIVPIIGSIRDKMKLEQTFTCHKPDVVFHAAAHKHVPLMEHNPEEAIKNNVLGTRNVAQVSAEFEIDRFVLVSTDKAVNPTNVMGASKRGAEMIVQHMNRKKRTKFMAVRFGNVLGSRGSVIPIFKRQIKEGGPVTVTHKDVTRYFMTIPEAAQLVIQAGSLGDGGEVFVLDMGDPVKIMELAEDLIELSGLEVGKDIEIEVVGLRPGEKLYEELLNDDEDNLATEHERIFITSLNSCDWQKLNKSLERLENLIDKGISSKIVDELVDMVGTYEPNRDKVKEINFAEEKKKRRSN; translated from the coding sequence ATGTTCAATAAATTAATAAATAAAATCTATAAAAAAACCAGACTGATTATTATAGATCTTTTTCTAATAAATTTTGCCCTATTTGCCAGCTTTTATTTGAGATTTGATGGTAACTGGCAGCAATATTTTGATATAGAATATTTATTTGTAATCACAATAATAAGTGCTATAATCTTATATTTTTCCAATTTATATAATAAAATGTGGAAATATGCCAGTATTTCTGAATTGAGATCTTTAATTAGGGCATCTATAATAATTAACTCCATTTTTGTAGTCTATATCTTCTTATTTCAGGTTAGAATGCCTCGTAGTATTTTAATCATAAATGGTATTCTAGATGTCTTTTTACTTGGTGGTTTAAGATTTTCTCTTAGATTATTAAAAGATTATTTAAAAATTAATAAAAATAATGGAGCCAAGAAAAATGTACTTATAGTTGGAGCTGGTGATGCTGCCGAAATGGTAGTAAGAGAGATGCACAAACATCCAGAACTAAATAAAGAAGTTATTGCCTTAGTTGATGATGATCCTAAAAAACATGGTCTTGAGATTCATGGAGTAGAAGTTAAAGGAGATCGTCATGATATACCTGATTTAATAAATAGATATAATGTCAAAGAGATTATTATTGCTATTCCTTCTGCTAAAGGTAGTGAAATAAAAGAGATATTTGAATTAAGTAAAGAAGATGAGGTGGAAGTAAATATAGTTCCTGGTGTTTTTGAAATCTTAAAAGGTGATATTAACTTAAATCAGATCAGAGAGGTAAAAGTAGAAGATTTACTTCGTAGAGATCCAGTTGAGCTAAATACTGATAATATTTCCTCCTATATTGAAGGTAAAACTGTTTTAGTAACCGGTGGAGCTGGTTCTATTGGTTCAGAGTTGTGCAGACAGGTGGCAAGATTTAATCCAGAAAAACTAATAATTTTTGATATAAATGAAAATAATACATATTTTCTTGAACTTGAACTAAAAGAAGAACATAAAGATTTAGAGATAGTACCTATTATCGGCAGTATTAGAGATAAAATGAAACTTGAACAGACCTTTACCTGTCATAAACCGGATGTAGTTTTTCATGCAGCTGCTCATAAACATGTACCTTTAATGGAACATAATCCAGAAGAGGCTATTAAAAACAATGTACTTGGAACCAGAAATGTAGCTCAGGTTTCGGCTGAGTTTGAGATAGACCGTTTTGTCTTAGTTTCTACTGATAAAGCAGTTAATCCTACAAATGTAATGGGAGCTTCTAAAAGAGGAGCTGAAATGATAGTTCAACATATGAATAGGAAAAAAAGAACTAAATTTATGGCAGTTCGTTTTGGTAATGTTCTGGGAAGTAGAGGTAGTGTAATACCTATTTTTAAAAGACAGATTAAAGAAGGAGGGCCTGTTACTGTTACTCATAAAGATGTTACTCGCTATTTTATGACCATTCCTGAAGCTGCTCAGCTTGTTATTCAGGCTGGTTCTCTTGGAGATGGAGGAGAAGTCTTTGTCCTTGATATGGGTGATCCAGTAAAGATAATGGAGCTTGCTGAGGACTTAATAGAACTATCAGGTCTTGAGGTCGGGAAAGATATAGAAATAGAGGTTGTTGGTTTAAGACCTGGAGAAAAATTATATGAAGAGCTTTTAAATGATGATGAAGATAATTTGGCTACTGAACATGAAAGAATCTTTATTACCAGTCTTAATTCCTGTGACTGGCAGAAATTAAATAAATCATTAGAAAGACTTGAGAATCTAATAGATAAAGGTATTAGTTCTAAGATAGTTGATGAACTTGTAGATATGGTTGGTACCTATGAACCCAATCGAGATAAGGTAAAAGAGATAAATTTTGCTGAAGAAAAAAAGAAAAGAAGAAGTAATTAA
- a CDS encoding GntR family transcriptional regulator, with translation MLDRNSDIPLFRQIKEKLEKEIQKMPANTKIDSEPNLADRYQVSRGTVKKAIDLLNKERKVYRIPKKGTYVAESKIQRHFDKLPSYSEEIKKRGLKPGAHSVEFAKEIADEKVQKILNLKKDDIVWKIKRIRTADEVPIILTTSYLPTNIFPKFTKEEVLDSLYKAMEKRYDKRPYRAHESYSAVNSNHVISSLLNINKNAALIYSERLSFSKNNRPVEYSTSYIRGDKYEIHVDVSPDGSKNKNKKFLNKRGDFNES, from the coding sequence ATGTTGGATAGAAATTCTGATATTCCTTTATTTAGACAAATAAAAGAAAAATTAGAAAAAGAGATACAAAAAATGCCAGCAAATACTAAAATAGATTCTGAACCAAATCTTGCAGATAGATATCAGGTAAGTAGAGGAACAGTAAAAAAAGCAATTGATCTTTTAAATAAAGAAAGAAAGGTTTATCGTATTCCTAAAAAAGGAACTTATGTTGCTGAAAGTAAAATACAGCGTCATTTTGACAAATTACCCAGTTATAGTGAAGAGATCAAAAAAAGAGGTCTAAAACCAGGAGCACATAGTGTTGAATTTGCCAAAGAAATAGCTGATGAAAAGGTACAAAAAATATTAAACTTAAAAAAAGATGATATAGTCTGGAAAATAAAAAGAATTAGAACTGCAGATGAAGTTCCAATCATTTTGACTACTTCCTATTTACCAACTAATATCTTTCCTAAATTTACAAAAGAGGAAGTACTTGATTCCCTATATAAAGCAATGGAAAAAAGATATGATAAAAGACCTTATAGGGCTCATGAAAGTTATTCAGCTGTTAATTCAAATCATGTAATTTCCTCTCTTTTAAATATAAACAAAAATGCAGCCTTAATCTATTCAGAAAGACTTTCTTTTTCTAAAAATAATCGACCGGTAGAATACTCTACCAGTTATATCCGTGGTGATAAATATGAAATCCATGTTGATGTAAGTCCTGATGGTTCAAAAAATAAAAATAAAAAGTTTTTGAACAAAAGGGGAGATTTTAATGAAAGCTAA
- a CDS encoding ABC transporter permease has protein sequence MNLPIINKSMSRNAKVFISLLLVVVVLFAISGIFNPRSLSPNHILEVVRQSAPLGITAMGQSAVILTGGIDLSVGEIITMTNIISADMMKGRNLRTVPVVLLLLLIGALIGGMNGFMIATTNIPPMVMTFAMSSMVKGGYLLYSGGAPRGRVSPILRYIGTERFLGIPVTIIVYALLIVAVLYYFQKTKWGRSAYFIGNNPVAAEYAGIPKTYRLIMIYAFSAMMAVIAGLILSGYIGIGNFDVGGDSYMLNSIASSVVGGNTFNGIGNVGGAAIGALIITVIESVMTSLGVAETGKLVMRGIIIITMVTLYMGSIDLGKVKKLFSGEGGSLEDARGN, from the coding sequence ATGAATTTACCAATAATAAATAAATCAATGAGTCGTAATGCAAAAGTCTTTATATCATTGCTATTAGTTGTAGTTGTTTTATTTGCAATAAGTGGAATTTTTAATCCACGCAGTCTTAGCCCAAATCATATATTAGAAGTAGTAAGACAGAGTGCTCCTCTGGGAATAACTGCCATGGGACAATCAGCAGTTATTTTAACCGGAGGGATAGATCTCTCAGTAGGTGAGATCATTACCATGACTAATATTATTTCTGCTGATATGATGAAAGGGCGTAATTTAAGAACTGTCCCCGTAGTTTTATTACTTTTGCTTATTGGTGCTTTGATAGGTGGAATGAACGGGTTTATGATTGCTACTACTAATATACCACCAATGGTTATGACTTTTGCCATGTCTTCAATGGTTAAAGGAGGTTATTTACTTTATAGTGGTGGTGCTCCCCGAGGCCGGGTTTCACCAATTTTACGATATATTGGTACTGAGAGATTTCTGGGAATTCCAGTAACAATCATAGTTTATGCTCTCTTAATTGTAGCTGTACTCTATTATTTCCAGAAAACTAAATGGGGAAGATCTGCTTATTTTATCGGTAACAATCCGGTGGCAGCAGAATATGCCGGTATACCTAAAACATATAGATTAATTATGATTTATGCCTTTAGTGCGATGATGGCTGTGATTGCGGGCTTAATACTTTCCGGATATATTGGAATTGGTAATTTTGATGTTGGTGGAGATTCCTATATGTTAAATTCAATAGCTTCCTCAGTTGTCGGAGGTAATACTTTTAATGGTATCGGTAATGTAGGTGGAGCAGCAATTGGTGCTTTGATTATTACTGTTATTGAAAGTGTAATGACTTCTCTAGGAGTAGCTGAAACCGGTAAACTGGTAATGAGAGGTATCATTATTATTACCATGGTAACTCTTTATATGGGTTCAATTGATTTAGGAAAAGTTAAAAAACTCTTTAGTG
- a CDS encoding sugar ABC transporter ATP-binding protein, translated as MKDENIILKMENIHKSFPGVKALDSVTFDLKKGEVLGLVGENGAGKSTLMNILTGVLKPNQGTINLEGQNVEFHDNQQAQKHGISYIHQELNLIDELTIMENLFLGDQPLKKWGSINFKEMRERSKKVLKRLNLNLSPDQLVEELSLAQKQMVEIAKAILFEAKIIVMDEPTSSLADEEIEVLFEMIEDLQKDGKSIIYISHRLDEVFSLTNRLIVLRNGKKVAVKNTDEVDHDQLVNMMAGKEVAERFFKEETNFGDVILESKNLAGKKTKDISLKLRKGELLGIAGLMGSGRTELLEMMFGVKKIKNGELFLNNNKLHPRNTTQAIKNGLAYLPEDRGLKGLFLDFDLLKNIYISKVEKNEIITNEEKAKEPILNIIEQLNIVTPSAREKIKNLSGGNRQKAILGRWMLSEMDVLLINEPTRGIDVNAKTEIYKFLFELNKQGVGIIMVSSELPEILSISDRIIVMYEGEINGRFTRKEANQERVLKAMTGKKADLAESGVET; from the coding sequence TTGAAAGATGAAAATATAATACTTAAAATGGAAAATATTCATAAATCCTTTCCTGGAGTTAAAGCCCTGGATTCAGTAACATTTGATTTAAAAAAGGGAGAAGTACTGGGGCTGGTTGGGGAAAATGGAGCAGGAAAATCAACTTTGATGAATATTTTGACCGGAGTTTTAAAACCGAATCAGGGTACAATTAATTTAGAAGGACAAAATGTTGAATTTCACGATAATCAACAGGCCCAAAAACATGGTATTTCCTATATTCATCAGGAATTAAATTTAATTGATGAATTAACTATTATGGAAAATTTATTTTTAGGAGATCAACCATTAAAAAAATGGGGATCGATTAATTTTAAAGAGATGAGGGAAAGAAGTAAAAAGGTATTAAAAAGATTAAACTTAAATCTTTCTCCTGATCAATTAGTAGAAGAACTATCCCTTGCCCAAAAACAGATGGTTGAAATAGCAAAAGCTATTCTTTTTGAAGCTAAGATAATTGTAATGGATGAACCTACTTCTTCTCTGGCAGATGAAGAAATAGAAGTCTTATTTGAAATGATAGAAGATTTACAAAAAGATGGTAAAAGTATTATCTATATTTCTCATCGACTTGATGAGGTTTTTTCCCTTACCAATCGCTTAATAGTACTTAGAAATGGTAAAAAGGTAGCGGTTAAAAATACTGATGAAGTTGACCATGACCAATTAGTTAATATGATGGCCGGTAAAGAAGTAGCAGAAAGATTTTTTAAAGAAGAAACTAATTTTGGTGACGTTATTTTGGAATCAAAAAATTTAGCCGGTAAAAAGACTAAAGATATTAGTTTGAAATTAAGAAAAGGTGAACTACTGGGGATTGCAGGCTTAATGGGTTCAGGTCGTACAGAATTACTGGAAATGATGTTTGGAGTTAAAAAAATTAAAAATGGTGAATTATTTTTAAATAATAATAAACTTCATCCACGTAATACCACTCAGGCTATAAAAAATGGACTTGCTTATTTACCGGAAGATAGAGGCTTAAAGGGACTTTTTTTAGATTTTGATTTACTTAAAAATATCTATATTTCAAAAGTAGAAAAAAATGAGATTATTACAAATGAAGAAAAAGCAAAAGAACCTATCCTTAATATAATTGAACAGTTAAATATAGTAACTCCTTCAGCCAGAGAAAAAATAAAAAATCTTAGTGGTGGAAATCGCCAAAAAGCAATTTTAGGAAGATGGATGTTATCAGAAATGGATGTTTTATTGATTAATGAACCAACTAGAGGTATTGATGTTAATGCTAAAACTGAAATATATAAATTTTTATTTGAATTAAATAAACAGGGTGTAGGAATTATTATGGTTTCTTCAGAACTACCTGAAATATTATCTATTAGTGATCGGATTATAGTCATGTATGAAGGTGAAATTAATGGACGATTTACTCGCAAAGAAGCCAATCAGGAGCGAGTTCTAAAAGCGATGACCGGGAAAAAGGCTGATTTAGCTGAAAGTGGGGTGGAGACTTAA
- a CDS encoding ABC transporter permease codes for MLQNNQEKNKLKILLTKNKDLSYLYLIVVMIIAGASIFIPSFSRGQNITNLFNQMAPMGIVALGQTFAIITTGIDLSVGSVMSLATVITATQLDPANPMSVFIVYPLVIGVSLIIGSVNGFIISKFNLEPLIATLATGSIINGISLLILSHPGGFCPRMFTNAWLTELGGIVPLSIIYFFILILVTYFILNHTRFGRRVYAIGGDEEKAKIAGINVDKVKIKVYMASSLLAGIAGLALAARMRSGDPVSGSTFTLYSVAAVLIGGTTFSGGKGGVIRTFAGVLILSLVSIILNLIGVSPFYQNVMTGLIIVLAVINSSLRKG; via the coding sequence ATGCTGCAAAATAATCAGGAAAAAAATAAACTGAAAATATTGTTGACTAAAAATAAGGATCTAAGTTATTTATATTTAATTGTAGTTATGATCATAGCAGGTGCTTCCATATTTATCCCTTCTTTTAGTAGAGGTCAGAATATAACAAATCTTTTTAATCAAATGGCTCCTATGGGAATTGTGGCTTTAGGACAGACTTTTGCCATTATTACAACAGGTATTGATCTTTCAGTTGGTTCAGTAATGAGCCTGGCTACAGTAATTACAGCCACTCAACTGGATCCAGCCAACCCGATGTCAGTTTTTATAGTTTATCCTTTAGTAATTGGGGTTTCATTAATTATTGGAAGTGTTAATGGATTTATTATCTCGAAGTTTAACTTAGAACCTTTAATAGCCACTCTGGCTACGGGAAGTATCATAAATGGTATCAGTCTTTTGATTTTATCCCATCCAGGTGGTTTCTGTCCGAGAATGTTTACTAATGCCTGGTTAACTGAATTAGGTGGAATAGTACCCTTATCTATAATATATTTTTTCATATTAATTTTAGTCACTTATTTTATTTTAAACCATACCCGTTTTGGTCGGAGAGTTTATGCTATTGGTGGAGATGAAGAAAAGGCCAAAATAGCCGGGATTAATGTTGATAAAGTAAAAATAAAAGTTTATATGGCCAGTTCTTTATTAGCAGGTATAGCCGGTCTGGCTCTTGCGGCCCGGATGAGATCAGGTGATCCGGTTAGTGGTTCAACCTTTACCCTTTATTCAGTTGCTGCTGTTTTAATCGGGGGAACTACTTTTAGTGGTGGTAAAGGTGGAGTTATAAGGACTTTTGCCGGTGTTTTAATTTTGAGTCTGGTTAGTATTATTTTAAATTTAATTGGTGTATCTCCTTTTTATCAAAATGTGATGACCGGTTTAATTATAGTACTGGCTGTTATTAATAGTTCACTGAGAAAGGGTTAA
- a CDS encoding ABC transporter substrate-binding protein: protein MKRLSVILVAVFLITAMFTATGVLAQSADEISSRVEVEGWKYVIDSSDNMVDTSQYKKDGPYTIGYVTIFMANSWSAQMKEEIVREAERQEEVEGIQHINAQSSVSGQISAVEDLVAKGVDAIVIDPISPEALVGALESARENGVPVIAISSTIPAEQVTAWVGRSDYDYGNVTAKWLVEKMNGEGNVVALSGIAGNSTAQSRWQGAKDVFDEYPDIEILTREFAQWGFAQAKTAMSNVLAGYSNIDAVWSGGGAMTQGAMEAFESAGREMVPMVGEANNGFLLDWIEASDQGFESIAFNNPTSHSAIGMRLALKALKGEPIPESVYATGPYILGLDEAKKYARPDLEDGYWTGHTLSEEALEELWGK from the coding sequence ATGAAAAGATTATCTGTTATTTTAGTCGCTGTATTTTTAATAACTGCAATGTTTACTGCAACTGGTGTTTTGGCCCAGTCTGCAGATGAGATTAGTTCAAGAGTAGAAGTAGAGGGCTGGAAATATGTTATTGATTCCAGTGATAATATGGTTGATACTTCTCAGTATAAAAAGGATGGACCTTACACTATTGGTTATGTAACAATCTTTATGGCTAATTCCTGGTCAGCCCAGATGAAAGAAGAAATTGTAAGAGAAGCTGAAAGACAGGAAGAAGTCGAAGGTATCCAGCATATTAATGCTCAAAGTAGTGTTTCCGGACAAATTTCTGCAGTTGAGGACTTAGTCGCCAAAGGTGTAGATGCAATAGTTATTGATCCAATTTCTCCAGAAGCATTGGTCGGTGCCTTAGAATCAGCTCGTGAAAATGGAGTTCCTGTAATTGCCATTAGTAGTACAATTCCTGCTGAACAGGTTACTGCCTGGGTAGGAAGAAGTGACTATGATTATGGTAATGTTACAGCTAAATGGCTTGTTGAAAAGATGAATGGAGAAGGTAATGTAGTTGCTCTTTCCGGTATAGCAGGTAACTCTACTGCTCAAAGTAGATGGCAGGGTGCTAAAGATGTATTTGATGAATATCCAGATATTGAGATTTTAACTCGTGAATTTGCCCAGTGGGGTTTTGCTCAGGCTAAAACAGCTATGTCTAACGTTTTAGCAGGATATTCTAATATTGATGCTGTCTGGTCTGGTGGAGGAGCTATGACTCAGGGAGCTATGGAAGCTTTTGAAAGTGCCGGTCGCGAAATGGTTCCTATGGTTGGGGAAGCCAATAATGGTTTCTTATTAGACTGGATAGAAGCCAGTGATCAGGGATTTGAAAGTATTGCTTTCAATAACCCAACTTCTCATTCAGCAATTGGAATGCGTCTTGCACTTAAAGCTCTAAAAGGTGAACCTATTCCTGAATCAGTTTATGCTACCGGACCATATATTCTTGGATTAGATGAAGCTAAAAAATATGCTCGTCCAGATCTTGAAGATGGCTACTGGACAGGTCATACTCTAAGTGAAGAAGCATTAGAGGAATTGTGGGGCAAGTAA